A genome region from Engraulis encrasicolus isolate BLACKSEA-1 chromosome 6, IST_EnEncr_1.0, whole genome shotgun sequence includes the following:
- the rps8b gene encoding 40S ribosomal protein S8b has protein sequence MGISRDNWHKRRKTGGKRKAVHKKRKYELGRPPANTKIGPRRIHTVRVCGGNKKYRALRLDVGNFSWGSECCTRKTRIIDVVYNASNNELVRTKTLVKNCIILVDSTPFRQWYEGHYALPLGRKKGAKLSPEEEDTLNKKRSKKVLKKIEGRRKTGKISSLLEEQFLQGKILACIASRPGQCGRADGYVLEGKELEFYLRKIKAKKGK, from the exons atgg GTATCTCACGGGACAACTGGCACAAACGCCGCAAGACAGGTGGAAAAAGGAAAGCTGTCCACAAGAAGAGGAAGTATGAGCTCGGTCGCCCACCTGCAAACACAAAG ATTGGACCCCGGCGTATCCACACAGTGCGTGTCTGCGGCGGCAACAAGAAGTACAGAGCCTTGAGGCTGGATGTGGGCAACTTCTCTTGGGGCTCTGAGT GCTGCACACGCAAGACCAGGATAATCGACGTTGTCTACAATGCCTCAAACAATGAGCTGGTGCGAACCAAGACACTGGTGAAGAACTGCATCATCCTGGTGGACAGCACCCCTTTCAGGCAGTGGTATGAGGGCCACTACGCCCTGCCCCTGGGACGCAAGAAGGGAGCCAAGCTG TCTCCTGAGGAGGAGGACACTCTGAACAAGAAGCGCTCCAAGAAGGTCCTGAAGAAGATTGAGGGCCGCAGGAAGACGGGCAAGATCAGCAGCCTGCTGGAGGAACAGTTCCTGCAGGGCAAGATCCTCG CTTGCATTGCCTCTCGACCTGGGCAGTGCGGCAGAGCTGATGGCTATGTTCTGGAAGGCAAAGAGCTGGAATTCTACCTGAGAAAGATCAAGGCCAAGAAGGGCAAATAG